In a single window of the Elusimicrobiota bacterium genome:
- a CDS encoding fibronectin type III domain-containing protein: MFRQKLIKVCGIFALVIFTSISFLSGVSDTTPPAKITYFLTAFPTPKTITLVWRSVGDDGNTGTATKYDIRYSLSPITTEAGWNSATKVKCDLTPNPAGSAESFIVFGLSPSTKYYFAIKACDKVPNWSPLSKSPGTTTPAITDTTPPGKITDLTASNPTPKSIMLTWTAPGNDDNSKGKAARYLPQDINHENLIPQSQLPYRPAARYIPYDIRYSLTPITDANWDSATKVKEAPAAQEIFKQEKFTIPGLSPSTKYYFAIKTADEVPNWSKVSNSPNETTKPKGVAVPYKGVPFQIPGKIEAEDYDTGGEETSYHDTTTGNAASEGGSTYRTTEDVDVEPCTDADGGYNVGWAVAGEWLKYTTNISNTGIYMIEVRVACGGNGGTFHIEFDDLDKTGPMTVPDTGGWQIYQTVRKTGVNLIAGKHIMKLAMDTNGYPGATGNFNYINIIREGNLGKTDTVAPSAIASLVIGNVTGNSVLLSWTSPGNDGNSGTASVYDIRYATMKIDNSNWSSATQCVGEPTPQISGSKQTYTVQHLRPNTKYYFAIKTADEVPNWSPLSNSPCATTSLSVTVPNEKMLFYEGSIFPNPNLAPINPPYLISWRDGPGEQPHETVNYFGYKWATKSQHDEMIAKGKLPIPFSYACRDDASQKYNQWYLDTEEKMYNNYLKIAQEGYYGIEIDEYSAWDSDMRAKKSINALRHVKQQYPNLFMDAALYGDGMDEIIASGADILNLYELEIYIYPGFKDYRTYIKKWTDWIKYYGLEGKTIGILGGGDDYNGNAPDVDLWIKYLRAESPQMAGLGLGIFKLYNLTTAERTVYDKVMDDNFFKISPSVSITAPTKNAKLSGTVKIAVIATKNPETGNPVVSYRYFIDTKLVKISSSPEYLWNTTGYSKGKHIITVHAVADDYLAGVSQVNVMLNK; the protein is encoded by the coding sequence ATGTTCAGACAGAAGTTGATAAAAGTTTGTGGTATATTTGCATTAGTTATTTTTACGAGCATTAGTTTTTTGTCAGGTGTTTCTGACACCACACCGCCTGCCAAAATAACGTATTTTCTTACAGCATTTCCAACACCAAAAACCATCACACTAGTATGGCGGTCTGTTGGTGATGATGGAAACACAGGCACAGCAACAAAATATGATATCAGATATTCACTCTCTCCGATAACAACAGAAGCTGGATGGAATTCAGCTACTAAGGTTAAATGTGATTTAACTCCAAATCCTGCAGGTTCTGCAGAATCTTTCATTGTCTTTGGGCTTTCACCTTCAACTAAATACTACTTTGCAATAAAAGCATGTGACAAAGTTCCTAACTGGTCACCATTATCTAAATCACCGGGTACCACAACACCTGCTATCACAGACACCACACCACCCGGTAAAATAACAGACCTTACAGCAAGCAACCCGACACCAAAATCAATTATGCTTACTTGGACCGCTCCCGGCAACGATGATAATAGTAAAGGTAAGGCTGCAAGATATCTACCACAGGATATTAATCACGAAAACCTAATCCCGCAATCACAATTACCATATCGTCCGGCTGCAAGATATATACCATATGACATAAGATACTCATTGACACCTATAACAGATGCTAACTGGGATTCTGCTACTAAAGTTAAAGAAGCACCTGCAGCACAAGAGATATTTAAACAAGAGAAATTTACAATCCCTGGTCTTTCACCTTCAACAAAATATTACTTTGCAATAAAAACAGCAGATGAAGTTCCTAACTGGTCAAAAGTATCAAATAGCCCTAATGAAACTACAAAACCTAAGGGCGTAGCTGTTCCATATAAAGGAGTCCCATTTCAGATACCGGGTAAGATAGAAGCTGAAGATTATGATACTGGAGGGGAAGAAACATCATATCACGATACAACAACCGGTAATGCAGCTAGTGAAGGAGGAAGTACTTACCGTACAACAGAAGATGTAGATGTTGAACCTTGTACTGATGCAGATGGCGGTTATAACGTCGGCTGGGCAGTTGCAGGAGAATGGTTAAAATATACAACAAATATTTCTAATACAGGAATATATATGATAGAAGTGCGAGTAGCATGTGGTGGTAATGGAGGAACCTTTCATATAGAGTTTGATGATTTAGATAAGACAGGACCAATGACAGTACCTGACACCGGTGGATGGCAGATTTATCAAACAGTAAGGAAAACAGGAGTTAATTTAATTGCCGGAAAACATATAATGAAGCTGGCAATGGATACCAATGGTTATCCAGGAGCTACTGGTAATTTTAATTACATCAACATTATACGTGAAGGTAATCTAGGAAAAACTGATACAGTAGCACCATCAGCAATAGCCAGCTTGGTGATCGGCAATGTAACAGGTAATTCAGTATTGTTAAGTTGGACATCACCCGGCAATGATGGGAATAGTGGAACAGCAAGCGTGTATGATATCCGGTATGCAACAATGAAAATAGATAATAGCAACTGGAGTAGTGCAACTCAATGCGTTGGTGAGCCGACACCACAGATATCCGGCAGTAAACAAACCTACACAGTGCAGCATTTAAGACCTAACACAAAATATTATTTTGCAATTAAGACAGCAGACGAAGTTCCGAACTGGTCTCCATTATCAAATTCGCCATGTGCAACAACTTCTCTTTCTGTAACAGTGCCAAATGAAAAGATGCTTTTCTATGAAGGCTCAATATTCCCAAATCCCAATCTTGCACCCATAAACCCGCCATATCTCATTTCATGGCGAGACGGTCCTGGTGAGCAACCTCATGAAACAGTAAATTATTTTGGTTACAAGTGGGCGACTAAATCACAACACGATGAAATGATAGCGAAAGGGAAACTCCCGATACCATTTAGTTACGCTTGCAGAGATGATGCATCACAAAAATATAATCAGTGGTATCTTGACACTGAAGAAAAGATGTATAACAACTACTTAAAGATTGCACAGGAAGGATATTATGGTATAGAAATAGACGAATATTCTGCATGGGACTCGGATATGCGAGCAAAAAAATCTATAAACGCACTTAGACATGTGAAACAACAATATCCTAATTTGTTCATGGATGCTGCTTTATATGGTGATGGTATGGATGAAATAATAGCAAGTGGAGCCGATATATTAAATCTTTATGAATTGGAGATATATATCTATCCTGGATTCAAGGATTACAGAACATATATCAAGAAATGGACTGACTGGATAAAATACTACGGGCTTGAAGGTAAAACCATAGGTATCCTGGGTGGTGGAGATGACTACAACGGCAATGCACCGGATGTTGACTTATGGATAAAATACTTACGTGCAGAATCACCCCAGATGGCAGGTCTCGGATTAGGAATATTTAAACTCTACAATTTAACCACTGCTGAAAGAACAGTATATGACAAGGTGATGGATGATAATTTTTTCAAAATATCACCGTCCGTTTCTATAACTGCACCGACTAAAAATGCAAAATTAAGCGGAACAGTCAAAATAGCGGTAATCGCTACCAAAAATCCTGAGACAGGCAACCCTGTTGTCTCTTACCGTTATTTCATAGATACCAAACTTGTTAAAATATCATCAAGTCCTGAGTACTTATGGAACACTACCGGCTATTCAAAAGGCAAACATATAATAACAGTTCACGCAGTAGCAGACGATTATCTTGCCGGTGTGAGTCAGGTAAATGTAATGTTAAATAAATAG